ACGAAGGCGACCAGGGCAGTCACGTCCTGCTCCGCGCCGCCATGGCCCATCTGAACCTGGTGAAGGTCCACCCGTGGTCGGACGGCAACGGCCGCATGTCCCGCTCGCTCCAGACACTGCTGATCGCCCGGGGCGGCGTCCTGGCACCCGAGTTCTCCTCGATCGAGGAATGGCTGGGCATGCCGGGCAACACCTGGGACTACTACAAGGTGCTGCGAGAGGTCGGCGGTCCCGTCTGGTCGCCGGAGCGTGACACTCTGCCCTGGATCAGATTCAACCTCCTCGCCTACCACCAGCAGACTCAGCGGGTGCAACGCCGCGTCGACCGTTCCAACGACTGCTGGGTGCAGTTGCTGGAGGAGACCGGGGCACACGGGGTTACCGAGCGCCAGGTCACCGCGTTGCACGAGGTGGCCATGGCCGGTCGCGTACGGCGCAGCCGCTACGAGAGGGCCGAAGCGATCAACACGCAGCAGGCCACACGGGATCTGCAGTCACTGACCAAGGCGCAGTTGCTGACGGCCGTCGGCCGGACGAAAGGGCGCCACTACGTTGCCGGGCCGAAGTTCCCGGAGCGGGTGCTGGCCACAGCGCGCCGGCCGCACACCATCACCAACCCGTACACCGCGTAGCGGCAATCCCGTGCCCGCGCCCCCGTGCTCGGTTACCCTCGACCCATGACCTCCGTACCGTGCCGCAACTGGTGGCGCTCCTCCTAGGAGCGGCCACCTCTTCAGCGCGGGACCAGGGCCGTTCGTTACGGACGGCCCTTTTTCTCTGCCCTCTTCCGGTACGGGCTCCGAGCCCGGCGGGGGCCGTCCTCCACGCACACACCATCGCGAGGAGAGACCAGCCATGACCACGACCTACCCCGCCCCCGCCGCCACACTCGACGAGCGGATCCAGGCGGACCCCGCCGCCTTCCGGGTCCTGTCCGGTGACCGGCCCACCGGGGCGCTGCACCTCGGGCACTACTTCGGCACGCTCCACAACCGGGTGCGGCTCCAGGACCTCGGGGTGGAGACGTTCATCATCATTCCCGATTACCAGGTGCTGACCGACCGGGACGTCGCCGAGCGGCTCGCCGCGACCATGGAGGGGCTGCTGCTGGACTATCTGGCCGTCGGCATCGACCCGGAACGTTCGGTGATCTTCAACCACAGCGCCGTACCCGCGCTCAACCAGCTGCTGCTGCCCTTCCTCAGCCTGGTCTCCGTCGCCGAACTGGGCCGCAACCCCACGGTCAAGGACGAGATCGCGCACTCCCGGCAGGCGGCCGTCAGCGGCCTGATGTTCACCTACCCGGTCCACCAGGCGGCCGACATCCTGTTCTGCAAGGGCAATCTGGTGCCGGTCGGCCAGGACCAGGTGCCTCATCTCGAAGTGACCCGGACCGTCGCCCGGCGGTTCAACGAGCGCTACGGGCCGCTCTTCCCGGAACCCGAGGCGCTGCTCTCCGATGCGCCCCTGCTGCTCGGCACCGACGGCACCAAGATGAGCAAGAGCCGCGCCAACTCCGTTGCGCTGAGCGCCGACGAGGACACGACCGCCCGGCTGATCAAGGGGGCGAAGACGGACACCGAGCGGCACATCACGTACGACCCCGAGGGGCGGCCCGGGGTGTCCGGTCTGGTGCTGCTTGCCGCGCTCTGCCTCGACCGCGACCCGCATGATGTGGCCGAGGAGATCGGGGGCGGGGGCGCGGCCGCGCTGAAGCGGACCGTGACCGACGCGGTCAACGCGCGGATGGCGCCGATGCGGGCCCGACGGGCGGAATTCGTACGGGACATGGGGTACGTGCGGTCCGTGCTGCGGGCCGGCAACGAACGCGCGAACGCCATCGCCGACGCGACGCTGACGGAGGTCCGGGAGGCGATGGGGGGTCTGGTCTAGAGCGCGTGCTCCGACGGCCGCCCGCCGCGGGCCACCAGGTCCAGGACCAGCGCCGCGATGCTCACCGCTGGGTCAACGACGTCCGCCTGCGCAGGAGTTCCGCCAGACCGCGGCGGGTCGCCGCGATCACCACCCGGTCGGTGGACTGAAGGACGTAACCCGGGTGCAGGTTCCAGACCAGTCCGCCCGGCCGGTGCTCGGTGCCGCCGCCCGTTCCCGGCGTGGCCAGGTCCGGCCGGCGGTCGGCGGGCGGGGCCGTGTCCAGGGCGAGGACCCGCCAGGCCCCGGCCCGGAACGCCTGCTCCACCGTCCGGCCCTCCAGCTGCGGGTGCCCGGCCACCTCGACCGCGGCGAACAGCATCACCTTCCGCTCGACCGGCACCGCCCCGAGGATCTGCCGGCCCATCATGGCGACGGCGAACGAGGGCGCCGCCAGATGCGAGACCGACCGGGAGCGGGTCAGCGCCTGCGGATGAGCCGTGCGCAGGGTGCGGTAGACGGCGGTCGCGAACTCGTCGTCGAACAGCCGCAGCGTCACCCGCAGATCCGGCTTGACCGAGCGGGCGTGCAGCGCGGCCTCCAGATTCGTGGTGTCGACGCTGGTCAGGGCGAGCAGCGCGCGGGAGCGCCGGATCTTCGCGGCCTCCAGGACGCCCTCCTGCGTGACGTCACCGATGACCACCGGTACGTGCAGCCGCCGGGCCACCGGGATGCCGCGGGCGTCCGGATCGTCCTCCACGCACACCACGGGGACGCCGAGTTCGCGGAGCTGGACGAGGACGCGCGTACCGATCTTGCCGAGCCCGAGCAGTACCACGTGCCCGGACAGGCCGCGCGGCGGGCGGCGCAGCGAGGAGGCCGTGCGGAGCGAGCCGAAGGCCTCCAGCACTCCGGCGACGAACAGGGGCAGCAGCATCAACCCGGCGATTCCGGTGAGGAGTTGGATGATCTGGCGAGCGGTCG
This genomic interval from Streptomyces sp. NBC_00464 contains the following:
- a CDS encoding Fic family protein; translation: MLYAMPSLESADLHVLEEIDDLREQLRHAVLQAPAKWSLDLRKALTASAIAASNTIEGYSVDVVDVADLMDGEREVDASDENKAETLAYQQAMTYIQSLHDVTDFRYSKELLNSLHWMLQGHHHPRRLAGQWRRNAIRITAPGDELATDYEGPDQERLPGLMSELVDWLNEGDQGSHVLLRAAMAHLNLVKVHPWSDGNGRMSRSLQTLLIARGGVLAPEFSSIEEWLGMPGNTWDYYKVLREVGGPVWSPERDTLPWIRFNLLAYHQQTQRVQRRVDRSNDCWVQLLEETGAHGVTERQVTALHEVAMAGRVRRSRYERAEAINTQQATRDLQSLTKAQLLTAVGRTKGRHYVAGPKFPERVLATARRPHTITNPYTA
- the trpS gene encoding tryptophan--tRNA ligase, with protein sequence MTTTYPAPAATLDERIQADPAAFRVLSGDRPTGALHLGHYFGTLHNRVRLQDLGVETFIIIPDYQVLTDRDVAERLAATMEGLLLDYLAVGIDPERSVIFNHSAVPALNQLLLPFLSLVSVAELGRNPTVKDEIAHSRQAAVSGLMFTYPVHQAADILFCKGNLVPVGQDQVPHLEVTRTVARRFNERYGPLFPEPEALLSDAPLLLGTDGTKMSKSRANSVALSADEDTTARLIKGAKTDTERHITYDPEGRPGVSGLVLLAALCLDRDPHDVAEEIGGGGAAALKRTVTDAVNARMAPMRARRAEFVRDMGYVRSVLRAGNERANAIADATLTEVREAMGGLV